The stretch of DNA TTTTCCATTCGTCGATTTTGCCGAATTTAGCTTCATAGTGCTCTGGGTACGCATTCAGAAAATCAGACCAATGCGTCTGCCATATCGCCTTGTAGTGACTATACCGGGTCAGTGCAGGCCTGTACGGTCGTTGACCCGATTTCGACGCGATGTAAATAAATTGCTCCGGAGAGCATATACCACCCTCTATATATTAAATACCAGAAAACGGATGATTTTTCTCACAATCATTTCAAAAAGACATTTGTCACTAAAACACGCTATTTTCGTCGTTATGAGGGCTAAATCTTAGTCGCCCGGCCCTCCTAACCGGGCTCACAGGCGCAATTACTTCAGACAACAAAATTTACCCGCTGCGCTCCCTGCGGTGCCGTAGCTCCTCGGGTGCTCGGCCGCTCCGCCACGAAGATCGCGGACAAAGCACAAGCGGGACGCTTGTTTTGTGCTTTGCCGCGAGTGGCTCCGGGCACATTTCGCCTTGCGGCGAAACGTCGGGTAAATCCAACGTTATGCCCAATGCTATGACGACCGTGCAAACTGACAACAGACAACAACAAAACAGTAATTTATAGACTGACAAAAACATAAAAAGACACCTTTGTAAAATGACAGAAACAACAGAAAAAGATTCGATTTTTAAGACCAATATAGACAGAGGTTTAAAAGCCAAAATCATTCAATTCAATGAGGACGAAAGTAGAATTACATATATCTGCTCTCGAAACTATGCGACTTCCTTTAAAAACCCAGAGGAAACAGTCCGTGCATCATACTTTGTAGAACTTGTGTTGGACTATCAATATCCAAAAGAACGCATTGACATTGAGGTAAAAGTAGAAAGAAGAACTCCTGACGACAGGGCAGACATTGTAATCTATGAGGACGAAGAATGTAAAGTTCCCTATTTAGTTGTTGAGGCAAAACGTGACGGAATAACAGATTCTGAGTTTACCCAAGCAATTGAACAAGCATTTGGAAACGCCAACAGTAAAAGAGCAAAATTTGCAATTGTTGTTGCTGGTAATACAAGGACAGCTTTTAATGTTGCAGGTTTCAAACAAAGCGAGAGAGAAAAAAATGTAATTGCTGACATTCCTGTAAAGTATGGTAAAGCCCCAAAATATAAATTTATAAAAGGCGACAAGACCAACGACCTTAAAATTGTTTTCAGAGAAGATTTAATTGGTGCTTTAAAGAAATCACATAGCACAGTTTGGCAAGGTGGTAAACTTGCCCCGACTGCCGCATTTGACGAAGTTGCAAAACTTCTATTCTGTAAACTAAAAGACGAAAAGGGAACTAAGAAAAAAGAAGAATATAAGTTTCAAATTGGTTCACACGAAACTTATGAAGAAGTTTTTGACAGAATACAGGAAATCTATTCCCAAGCTAAAAAAGACGACCCACAAGTTTTCAAAGACCGAATTAATCTTTCGGCTGACATAGTTTATAATGTAGTTGAACACTTACAACAACTTTCTTTAGGCAAAACCGACCTTGACACAAAAGGAGTAGCCTTTGAAATATTTATGAAGGACTTTTTCATTGGTAAAATGGGACAATTCTTCACACCAAGACCAGTTGTTCAATTTTGTGTCAAAATGGTTGAGCCAAAACAAGAACATAAAGTCATTGACCCATCCTGTGGTAGTGGTGGTTTCCTTTTGTATGCAATGGACGAAGTTCGTGCATTTGCAGAAGCAAACTATGACGAATTTGAAGCATTTACTCACTGGCACAACTTTGCTGAAAAACGACTTTTCGGAATTGAAATTAACGACCAAATTGCAAGGGTCTGCAAAATGAATATGATTATTCACGATGACGGGCATACAAACGTTATCGGACACGATGCACTGGCAAAATTTACAGAGTTTCAAAAACTAAATGCAGACTTCAAAGAGGAATCATACGACATAATACTTTCAAACCCACCTTTCGGGGCAACAATCAAAAAGAAAGAAAGTGCTTACCTAAAAGACTTTGATTTGGGAATGAATGGAGATTCAGAGCGTCCAACACAAAAAAGCGAAATACTTTTTATAGAACGTTGTATAGAGTTTGCTAAACCAGGAACAGGAAGAATTGCAATTGTTGTTCCCGAAGGTGTAATGACAAATACATCGCTTCAATATGTTAGAGATTACATTTTAGAACATTGTGAACTTCAAGCATCAATTTCACTTCCTGAATCTGCATTTAGTCATTTTGGTGCAGGTATAAAATCTTCATTGCTGTTTTTACGCAAAAAGGGAAAGAAAGAAAAACTTGCTGACTATACTGTTTTTATGGGAGTTGCAAAACAAGTAGGAATTGACAGCACAGGTAGAGAGGAAGAAAACGACTTGTATTCTGACAAACCAACTTGTATTTTTAATCAATGGAAACTGTATTCCAAAGACAAGGCAAAATATAAAAGAACAGAGAACTGTTACTCTATAAAACTTTCCGACATTCTGAAAGAAGGCCCTTTAAACGCAACACGTTACGTTTGGAAACCAACTTTCAAAAACAAGACTGATAAAATTACCGCCATTGCAGACGCGGTGTTCTGGCTGTCGAAAAATAGTACCCATTTAACACATACTATTTCATAAGTAAAAAAGGGGTATCAAAAAATGGGAAAATTCAAGAATACAGAACCTTCACAGGGACTAATCCTTGCAGTAAATCTAAAAGATCAGATCATTGAAGGAAGTTTTGAACATACACTTTCAGTTCTTTTCGAAAAAGATAAAATCGATTTAAGTAAATTAATTTTGAAATACCATAATGACGTGATCGGCAGAAAGGCATACAACCCCAAGATTCTACTAAAAATTATTTTATTTGCTTATTACAAAGGAATTACTTCGTCTAGAGAAATTGAAATTGCCTGTAACAAAAATCTCACGTTTATGGCACTGGCAGAAAATGAAAAACCGGATCATTCTACAATTGCAAATTTTGTTTCCTCGATGGATAAAGAAGTCAAAGACATATTTGAGCAGGTAGTTCTGATTTGTTTTGAGCTTGGACTAATCAAATCCGGAACTCTTGCAATTGACGGATGTAAGATTTCGTCTAACGCATCAAAGGAATGGAGCGGAACAATTTCAGAGCTTGAGAGCAAGAAAAGTAAAATAAAAGCAAAAATCAGGGAGATCATGGAAGAACACAAAAACTCTGATCCAGATGAAAATAATTTCAAGCGGATTGATAAATTGGACAAGAAAATGGAGAAGATCACAGATTTTCTTGCAAATAATGAAAAGAAAATGGGTAAGCGAAATCATGAAAAGCAAAGTAACATAACGGACAATGATTCATCTAAAATGAAAACATCACACGGAGTTATTCAGGGTTACAATGGAGTAGCTGTAGCTGATTCTGAAAATCAGATAATCGTAGAGGCTGAAGCATTCGGCGAGGGTCAGGAATATGATCTCTTAAAGCCAATGATTGAAGGAGCAGAAAAAATAATCAATCAAATGAACAGAAAAATAAGTGATACAAAAATTCTTGCAGATAACGGCTATTTCAAGGAGTCGAATCTTGAATATCTTGCAGAGAAAAAAATCGACGCATATATTCCGGATCAGAATGCCAGGAAAAGAGATCCCAAATTTAAAACCCGTGACAGACATCGCGAAGAAAAAAATCCGAGAGAATACAAGAGATATATCGAAAAGGATTTTACATATGTTTCGGAAAAGGACGAATACATTTGTCCGAATGGAGAGTCACTAAATCGTTGGGGAGGATTTACAAATGGTCACAGCTACGGACGTCGTTACGGCACAAAAAAAGCATCCTGTTCTGCATGTCCATTGAAATCGAATTGTATTTCAGAAAATCAGGATAGACGCGAAC from Leptospiraceae bacterium encodes:
- a CDS encoding N-6 DNA methylase, translated to MTETTEKDSIFKTNIDRGLKAKIIQFNEDESRITYICSRNYATSFKNPEETVRASYFVELVLDYQYPKERIDIEVKVERRTPDDRADIVIYEDEECKVPYLVVEAKRDGITDSEFTQAIEQAFGNANSKRAKFAIVVAGNTRTAFNVAGFKQSEREKNVIADIPVKYGKAPKYKFIKGDKTNDLKIVFREDLIGALKKSHSTVWQGGKLAPTAAFDEVAKLLFCKLKDEKGTKKKEEYKFQIGSHETYEEVFDRIQEIYSQAKKDDPQVFKDRINLSADIVYNVVEHLQQLSLGKTDLDTKGVAFEIFMKDFFIGKMGQFFTPRPVVQFCVKMVEPKQEHKVIDPSCGSGGFLLYAMDEVRAFAEANYDEFEAFTHWHNFAEKRLFGIEINDQIARVCKMNMIIHDDGHTNVIGHDALAKFTEFQKLNADFKEESYDIILSNPPFGATIKKKESAYLKDFDLGMNGDSERPTQKSEILFIERCIEFAKPGTGRIAIVVPEGVMTNTSLQYVRDYILEHCELQASISLPESAFSHFGAGIKSSLLFLRKKGKKEKLADYTVFMGVAKQVGIDSTGREEENDLYSDKPTCIFNQWKLYSKDKAKYKRTENCYSIKLSDILKEGPLNATRYVWKPTFKNKTDKITAIADAVFWLSKNSTHLTHTIS
- a CDS encoding IS1182 family transposase translates to MGKFKNTEPSQGLILAVNLKDQIIEGSFEHTLSVLFEKDKIDLSKLILKYHNDVIGRKAYNPKILLKIILFAYYKGITSSREIEIACNKNLTFMALAENEKPDHSTIANFVSSMDKEVKDIFEQVVLICFELGLIKSGTLAIDGCKISSNASKEWSGTISELESKKSKIKAKIREIMEEHKNSDPDENNFKRIDKLDKKMEKITDFLANNEKKMGKRNHEKQSNITDNDSSKMKTSHGVIQGYNGVAVADSENQIIVEAEAFGEGQEYDLLKPMIEGAEKIINQMNRKISDTKILADNGYFKESNLEYLAEKKIDAYIPDQNARKRDPKFKTRDRHREEKNPREYKRYIEKDFTYVSEKDEYICPNGESLNRWGGFTNGHSYGRRYGTKKASCSACPLKSNCISENQDRRELNIYDGVNVPETEKMREKIDSKEGRKIYSKRMSIIEPVFGNIRFNKGLDYFSLRTKAKVNIQWLLWCMVHNIEKIVTKGKFNLL